In Variovorax paradoxus, a single genomic region encodes these proteins:
- the fliI gene encoding flagellar protein export ATPase FliI yields the protein MQTATAANPHLQTVRAALEKARGNVARCETTTASGRLTRAVGLVLEAVGLQLPVGSDCLIELPPGNAQRYAEAEVVGFAGDRLFLMSQTEVAGLLPGARVFARPGALEPGASGDAHTKRLPVGEGMLGRVVDAAGRPLDGLGPLDVARKVPLSSPPINPLSRAPIDSVLDVGVRAINAMLTVGRGQRMGLFAGSGVGKSVLLGMMARYTSAEVIVVGLIGERGREVKDFIENTLGEEGLARAVVVAAPADNSPLLRLQGAAYATCLAEYFRDRGKDVLLIMDSLTRYAMAQREIALAVGEPPATKGYPPSVFARLPALVERAGNGSRDAQGRGGSITAFYTVLSEGDDQQDPIADSARAILDGHVVLSRTLAEAGHYPAIDIEASISRAMTALIPSSQFDVVRRFKQMLSRYQRNRDLISVGAYAPGHDLQLDKAIAMYPRIEAFLQQSMDERTGYEDAIAQLEHLFEAEPASTQGFDSRTSNTKRFQT from the coding sequence ATGCAGACCGCCACCGCCGCCAATCCCCATCTGCAGACCGTGCGCGCCGCGCTGGAAAAAGCGCGCGGCAATGTCGCGCGCTGCGAAACCACCACCGCCTCGGGCCGCCTCACGCGCGCCGTCGGGCTGGTGCTCGAAGCGGTCGGCCTGCAACTGCCCGTGGGCAGCGACTGCCTGATCGAGCTGCCGCCCGGCAACGCACAGCGCTATGCCGAAGCGGAAGTCGTGGGCTTCGCCGGCGACCGCCTGTTCCTGATGTCCCAGACCGAAGTGGCGGGCCTGCTGCCCGGCGCGCGCGTGTTCGCGCGGCCCGGCGCGCTGGAGCCCGGCGCCAGCGGCGACGCCCACACCAAGCGCCTGCCGGTGGGCGAAGGCATGCTCGGCCGCGTGGTCGACGCGGCCGGCCGCCCGCTCGACGGACTGGGCCCGCTCGACGTGGCGCGCAAGGTGCCGCTGAGCTCGCCGCCCATCAACCCGCTGTCGCGCGCGCCGATCGATTCGGTGCTCGACGTCGGCGTGCGCGCCATCAACGCCATGCTCACCGTCGGCCGCGGCCAGCGCATGGGCCTGTTCGCCGGCTCCGGCGTGGGCAAGAGCGTGCTGCTGGGCATGATGGCCCGCTACACCAGCGCCGAAGTCATCGTGGTCGGCCTGATCGGCGAACGCGGCCGCGAAGTGAAGGATTTCATCGAGAACACGCTGGGCGAGGAAGGCCTGGCGCGCGCCGTGGTGGTGGCCGCGCCGGCCGACAACTCGCCGCTGCTGCGCCTGCAGGGCGCGGCCTACGCCACCTGCCTGGCCGAGTACTTCCGCGACCGCGGCAAGGACGTGCTGCTCATCATGGACTCGCTCACCCGCTATGCGATGGCGCAGCGCGAGATCGCGCTGGCCGTGGGCGAGCCGCCCGCCACCAAAGGCTACCCGCCTTCGGTGTTCGCGCGGCTGCCCGCGCTGGTGGAGCGCGCCGGCAACGGCTCGCGCGACGCGCAGGGCCGCGGCGGCTCCATCACCGCCTTCTACACGGTGCTGTCCGAAGGCGATGACCAGCAGGACCCGATCGCCGACTCGGCGCGCGCCATTCTCGACGGGCACGTGGTGCTCTCGCGCACGCTGGCCGAGGCCGGGCACTACCCGGCCATCGACATCGAGGCCTCCATCAGCCGCGCCATGACCGCGCTGATTCCGTCGTCGCAATTCGACGTGGTGCGCCGCTTCAAGCAGATGCTGTCGCGCTACCAGCGCAACCGCGACCTGATCAGCGTGGGCGCCTACGCGCCCGGCCACGACCTGCAGCTGGACAAGGCCATCGCGATGTACCCGCGCATCGAGGCCTTCCTGCAGCAGTCGATGGACGAGCGCACCGGCTACGAAGACGCGATCGCGCAGCTCGAGCACCTGTTCGAGGCCGAGCCCGCATCCACGCAAGGCTTCGATTCCAGGACATCCAACACCAAGAGATTCCAGACATGA
- the fliJ gene encoding flagellar export protein FliJ — MTRKLPLGMLIDLAHTQTDDAARRLGALQSAHLNASQKLELLLQYRQDYHDQLDALMRGGLPSSQWRNYRNFLGTLDGAIEQQRAIAAQTETRLDNGRTDWQHQKRRLSSFDTLAERVRMQELMAEAKREQRDSDERAARKFFDRASHPTL; from the coding sequence ATGACACGCAAGCTCCCCCTCGGCATGCTGATCGACCTGGCGCACACGCAGACCGACGATGCTGCGCGGCGCCTGGGCGCACTGCAGAGCGCGCACCTCAACGCCAGCCAGAAGCTGGAACTGCTGCTGCAATACCGGCAGGACTATCACGACCAGCTCGATGCGCTGATGCGCGGCGGCCTGCCCTCTTCGCAGTGGCGCAACTACCGCAACTTCCTGGGCACGCTGGACGGCGCCATCGAGCAGCAGCGCGCCATCGCCGCGCAGACCGAGACCCGGCTCGACAACGGCCGCACCGACTGGCAACACCAGAAGCGCCGCCTGAGTTCGTTCGACACCCTGGCCGAGCGCGTGCGCATGCAGGAGCTGATGGCCGAAGCCAAGCGCGAGCAGCGCGACAGCGACGAGCGCGCGGCGCGCAAGTTCTTCGACCGCGCGTCGCACCCGACCCTTTGA
- a CDS encoding flagellar hook-length control protein FliK, whose translation MPPMITPSVVANGSSAPSSAAQAGQRGRGTDDAQGASFGAALDRSRAGNRNAAASRDGAAPSTDIASADRKTVRKPGTDEDTKDAPLPADPNLAFLAPAHTPLHALTLAGRASAQAARGTNAADTATAAGAADAPLETAVQDPMAKALPDDATLSADAKLAPDADKAIAKTADLQALAKDAAAAKPGAPGSQPPADASPATALHDIASAAVAAQTVAVGTTKPAASAGAPVGTAASGRAASGRTAASAATAEQLAGAAQSKAATADTKAAALPVAATAAATGGDDAQSTPTPIAIQQGATVTASAERSADAPATRPGAHTIAPEVGSEKWAPALGQQLARMSTTGHHTAELNLNPAGLGPLKVTLSIGDNQAQAMFVSAHESVRKAVEAALPQLRNSLSEQGITLGQTSVGAEARQSFGQDAAFAQQNQQHQQQAARQQGGPSYPGAGRAGSSMAAEPVAAARASLAGNHARSGVDTFA comes from the coding sequence ATGCCACCCATGATCACGCCCTCCGTCGTCGCCAACGGGTCTTCGGCGCCTTCGTCTGCCGCGCAGGCCGGCCAGCGCGGCCGTGGCACGGACGACGCGCAAGGCGCCAGCTTCGGCGCCGCACTCGACCGCTCGCGGGCCGGCAACCGCAATGCCGCCGCATCGCGGGACGGCGCCGCGCCGTCCACCGACATCGCCTCCGCCGACCGCAAGACCGTGCGCAAGCCGGGCACCGATGAAGACACCAAGGACGCCCCGCTGCCGGCCGACCCGAACCTCGCGTTCCTCGCGCCGGCGCACACGCCGCTGCACGCGCTGACGCTGGCCGGACGCGCCAGCGCCCAGGCAGCGCGCGGCACGAACGCCGCCGACACGGCAACGGCCGCAGGCGCCGCCGACGCACCGCTGGAAACCGCCGTGCAGGACCCGATGGCCAAGGCGCTGCCCGACGACGCCACCTTGAGCGCCGACGCCAAGCTCGCGCCCGACGCCGACAAGGCCATCGCCAAGACCGCCGACCTGCAAGCCCTGGCCAAGGACGCCGCCGCCGCCAAGCCCGGCGCGCCCGGCAGCCAGCCTCCCGCCGATGCTTCACCGGCCACGGCGCTGCACGACATCGCCAGCGCGGCTGTCGCGGCGCAGACGGTCGCTGTCGGAACCACTAAGCCCGCCGCATCCGCGGGCGCTCCGGTCGGCACCGCCGCTTCGGGCCGCGCCGCTTCCGGGCGCACCGCGGCGAGCGCCGCCACGGCCGAGCAACTGGCCGGCGCCGCGCAGTCGAAGGCAGCCACCGCCGACACCAAGGCAGCCGCGCTGCCCGTGGCCGCGACGGCCGCCGCCACCGGCGGCGACGACGCACAGTCCACCCCCACGCCCATCGCCATCCAGCAGGGCGCCACGGTGACGGCCTCGGCCGAACGCAGCGCCGACGCCCCGGCCACGCGCCCCGGCGCGCACACCATCGCCCCCGAAGTCGGCAGCGAGAAGTGGGCGCCGGCGCTCGGCCAGCAACTGGCGCGCATGAGCACCACCGGCCATCACACGGCCGAACTCAACCTCAACCCCGCCGGGCTCGGTCCGCTGAAGGTCACGCTGTCGATCGGCGACAACCAGGCGCAGGCCATGTTCGTGTCGGCCCATGAAAGCGTGCGCAAGGCCGTCGAGGCCGCGCTGCCGCAGCTGCGCAACTCGCTCTCCGAGCAGGGCATCACGCTGGGCCAGACCTCCGTCGGCGCGGAAGCCCGCCAGTCGTTCGGCCAGGACGCAGCCTTCGCGCAGCAGAACCAGCAGCATCAGCAGCAAGCCGCCCGCCAGCAAGGCGGGCCGTCCTACCCTGGCGCCGGCCGTGCCGGCAGCAGCATGGCCGCCGAGCCCGTGGCCGCCGCGCGTGCGAGCCTTGCCGGCAACCACGCACGCTCGGGCGTCGACACCTTCGCCTGA
- the fliL gene encoding flagellar basal body-associated protein FliL, with amino-acid sequence MATSSSAANAIPADTGSRRSSKLLIGLLIAAGLVVAGGAAYVLVPRFMGSPATAEAAKAPVPEKPIFLMLDPLTVNLQSEGRGRFLQIGMALRVRDEQTKAQLVEFMPEVRSRLLLLLSNRAPDSIVSPEDKAKLAEEIRKALSTPLTAGSPELGISSVSFNTFVVQ; translated from the coding sequence ATGGCTACCTCCTCTTCCGCCGCCAACGCCATTCCCGCCGACACGGGCTCACGCCGCTCCTCGAAGCTGCTCATCGGACTGCTCATCGCCGCCGGCCTCGTCGTCGCCGGCGGGGCCGCCTATGTGCTCGTTCCGCGCTTCATGGGCTCGCCCGCCACCGCCGAAGCCGCCAAGGCGCCGGTGCCGGAGAAGCCGATCTTCCTGATGCTCGATCCGCTGACCGTCAACCTGCAGTCCGAGGGCCGCGGCCGCTTCCTGCAGATCGGCATGGCGCTGCGCGTGCGCGACGAGCAGACCAAGGCCCAGCTGGTCGAGTTCATGCCCGAGGTGCGCAGCCGCCTGCTGCTGCTGCTGTCGAACCGCGCGCCCGACTCCATCGTGTCGCCGGAAGACAAGGCCAAGCTGGCCGAGGAGATCCGCAAGGCGCTGAGCACGCCGCTGACCGCGGGCTCGCCCGAGCTGGGCATCTCCAGCGTCTCGTTCAACACGTTCGTCGTGCAGTGA
- the fliM gene encoding flagellar motor switch protein FliM, producing MAYEQVLSQDEVDALLQGVTGGDIDQSSPPPPPPKDGLPAYDLGAPDRVVRNRMHTLEVINDRFARGLRGALLNFMRRSPDISVGQVQIQQFGEFVRHLPVPANINMIHMKPLRGTALFVFDPKLVFLVVDNLFGSDGRYHVRVEGRDFTRTEQRIIKRLLDISLQCYGEAWQPVFPLDFDYVRAEMHGKLANIVAPNEVVINTTLQIEFGPIGGFLHVCLPYSMIEPIRDLLSNPIQDEVEVDKRWVTQMSRQMQAADVELVADFVTMPSTLGEVMKLRVGDVIPIELPETVVAKVGGVPVMECGYGTSNERYALRVQQMISHQDSDLKNDHD from the coding sequence ATGGCGTATGAACAGGTGCTTTCCCAGGACGAGGTCGATGCTCTCCTGCAAGGCGTCACCGGCGGAGACATCGACCAGTCGTCACCTCCGCCGCCCCCGCCCAAGGACGGCCTGCCGGCCTACGACCTCGGCGCGCCCGACCGCGTGGTGCGCAACCGCATGCACACGCTGGAGGTCATCAACGACCGCTTCGCGCGTGGCCTGCGCGGCGCGCTGCTGAACTTCATGCGCCGCAGCCCCGACATCTCGGTGGGGCAGGTCCAGATCCAGCAGTTCGGCGAGTTCGTGCGGCACCTTCCGGTGCCCGCGAACATCAACATGATCCACATGAAGCCGCTGCGCGGCACCGCCCTCTTCGTGTTCGACCCGAAGCTGGTGTTCCTCGTGGTGGACAACCTGTTCGGCAGCGACGGGCGCTACCACGTGCGCGTGGAAGGCCGCGACTTCACGCGCACCGAGCAGCGCATCATCAAGCGCCTGCTCGACATCTCGCTGCAGTGCTACGGCGAGGCATGGCAACCCGTGTTCCCGCTCGACTTCGACTACGTGCGCGCCGAGATGCACGGCAAGCTCGCCAACATCGTGGCGCCCAACGAGGTGGTGATCAACACCACGCTGCAGATCGAGTTCGGCCCCATCGGCGGCTTCCTGCACGTGTGCCTGCCCTACTCGATGATCGAGCCGATCCGCGACCTGCTGTCCAACCCGATCCAGGACGAGGTCGAGGTCGACAAGCGCTGGGTCACGCAGATGTCGCGCCAGATGCAGGCGGCCGACGTCGAGCTGGTGGCCGACTTCGTGACCATGCCCTCCACGCTGGGCGAAGTCATGAAGCTGCGGGTCGGCGACGTGATTCCCATCGAGCTGCCCGAGACCGTCGTCGCCAAGGTCGGCGGCGTGCCGGTGATGGAGTGCGGCTACGGCACCTCCAACGAGCGCTACGCACTGCGCGTGCAACAAATGATCTCCCACCAAGACAGCGATTTGAAGAACGACCATGACTGA
- the fliN gene encoding flagellar motor switch protein FliN, which yields MTDNTSSASSDADDWAAALAEQTAATAPAPVPEPDPAAAAAVAAAVAPASAQVFQQIQDTPAANPGAGPVDIARVLDVPVQLTAEIGRTRITIKSLLQLSQGSVVELDGLAGQPLDVLINGYLIAQGEVVVVNEKYGIRLTDIVTPSERMQKLARS from the coding sequence ATGACTGACAACACCTCTTCCGCCAGCAGCGACGCGGACGACTGGGCTGCCGCCCTGGCCGAGCAGACGGCCGCCACCGCGCCCGCACCGGTGCCCGAGCCTGACCCGGCAGCGGCAGCAGCGGTTGCCGCCGCCGTCGCGCCCGCCTCCGCGCAGGTCTTCCAGCAGATCCAGGACACGCCCGCCGCCAATCCCGGCGCGGGCCCCGTGGACATCGCGCGCGTGCTCGACGTGCCGGTGCAGCTGACGGCCGAGATCGGCCGCACCCGCATCACCATCAAGAGCCTGCTGCAGCTGTCGCAGGGCTCGGTGGTCGAGCTCGACGGCCTGGCCGGCCAGCCGCTGGACGTGCTGATCAACGGCTACCTCATCGCCCAAGGCGAAGTGGTGGTGGTGAACGAGAAGTACGGCATCCGCCTGACCGACATCGTCACCCCTTCCGAGCGCATGCAGAAGCTCGCGCGCTCATGA
- the fliO gene encoding flagellar biosynthetic protein FliO, giving the protein MNLRRHLPAWGAAAPALLFLLCARAAQAALPTVPSPTHEAASAAPSAVGAGSLLQAGFGMAVVVGLIFLCAWLARRFGLQRLAGGQHVKVVSSAMVGQRERVVVIEVADTWVVLGVTASQVNTLHTLPAQAASSNNHAASPDGARGPVELFARKLRESLSGKAHTAP; this is encoded by the coding sequence ATGAACCTGCGCCGGCACCTGCCTGCATGGGGCGCGGCGGCGCCGGCCCTGCTGTTCCTGCTCTGCGCCCGGGCCGCGCAAGCTGCGCTGCCCACCGTGCCCTCCCCCACGCATGAGGCCGCATCGGCCGCGCCTTCGGCCGTCGGTGCGGGCAGCCTGCTGCAGGCCGGCTTCGGCATGGCGGTGGTGGTCGGCCTGATCTTCCTGTGCGCCTGGCTCGCGCGACGCTTCGGCCTGCAGCGCCTGGCCGGCGGCCAGCATGTGAAGGTGGTATCCAGCGCCATGGTCGGCCAGCGCGAACGCGTGGTCGTCATCGAGGTCGCCGACACCTGGGTGGTGCTCGGCGTCACCGCAAGCCAGGTCAACACGCTGCACACCCTGCCGGCCCAGGCGGCCTCGTCGAACAACCATGCCGCCTCGCCGGACGGCGCGCGCGGCCCCGTCGAACTCTTTGCCCGCAAGCTGCGCGAATCCCTCTCGGGCAAGGCGCACACCGCTCCATGA
- the fliP gene encoding flagellar type III secretion system pore protein FliP (The bacterial flagellar biogenesis protein FliP forms a type III secretion system (T3SS)-type pore required for flagellar assembly.) produces MTHPALRRGLRAALLLLAATLPLAAWTQGLPGLTSTPGPAGSQTWSLSVQTLVLLTSLTFLPALLLSMTSFTRILIVLGLLRTAIGTQTSPPNQILVGLSLFLTFFVMSPVFDKAYTEAYQPFAENKISADKALERGIAPFKTFMLKQTRETDLALFARLAKAPEMQGPEDVPLRILLPSFVISELKTAFQIGFTIFIPFLIIDLVVASVLMSMGMMMVPPASIALPFKLMLFVLADGWQLMIGALAQSFYI; encoded by the coding sequence ATGACGCATCCCGCATTGCGCCGCGGCCTGCGTGCCGCGTTGTTGCTGCTCGCCGCCACGCTGCCCCTGGCCGCCTGGACCCAGGGCCTGCCCGGCCTCACCAGCACCCCCGGTCCCGCCGGCAGCCAGACCTGGTCGCTGAGCGTGCAGACGCTGGTGCTGCTGACCTCGCTCACCTTCCTGCCCGCGCTGCTGCTGTCGATGACCAGCTTCACGCGGATCCTGATCGTGCTCGGCCTGCTGCGCACCGCCATCGGCACGCAGACTTCGCCGCCCAACCAGATCCTGGTGGGGCTGTCGCTGTTCCTCACCTTCTTCGTGATGTCGCCGGTGTTCGACAAGGCCTACACCGAGGCCTACCAGCCCTTCGCCGAGAACAAGATCAGCGCCGACAAGGCGCTGGAGCGCGGCATCGCGCCCTTCAAGACCTTCATGCTCAAGCAGACCCGCGAGACCGACCTGGCCCTGTTCGCCCGGCTCGCCAAGGCGCCCGAGATGCAGGGCCCCGAGGACGTGCCGCTGCGCATCTTGCTGCCCTCCTTCGTCATCAGCGAGCTGAAGACGGCGTTCCAGATCGGCTTCACCATCTTCATACCGTTTCTCATCATCGACCTGGTGGTGGCCAGCGTGCTCATGTCGATGGGCATGATGATGGTGCCGCCCGCCTCCATCGCGCTGCCCTTCAAGCTGATGCTCTTCGTGCTGGCCGACGGCTGGCAGCTGATGATCGGCGCGCTCGCGCAAAGCTTCTATATCTAG
- the fliQ gene encoding flagellar biosynthesis protein FliQ → MTPESVMTMGHRAMEISLLLGAPLLLVALVIGLIVSIFQAATQINEATLSFIPKLLAVFATLVIAGPWMLDRMLDYMRALFAGIPQLLA, encoded by the coding sequence ATGACCCCCGAATCAGTCATGACCATGGGCCATCGGGCCATGGAAATCTCGCTGCTGCTGGGCGCCCCGCTGTTGCTGGTGGCGCTGGTCATCGGCCTGATCGTCAGCATCTTCCAGGCGGCCACGCAGATCAACGAGGCCACCCTTTCCTTCATTCCCAAGCTGCTCGCCGTGTTCGCGACGCTGGTCATCGCCGGGCCGTGGATGCTCGACCGCATGCTCGACTACATGCGCGCGCTGTTCGCCGGCATCCCGCAACTGCTGGCGTGA
- the fliR gene encoding flagellar biosynthetic protein FliR, whose protein sequence is MFSVTSGQLEGWVVAFLWPFVRMLALVSTAPIFAESWVPRQVKVGIAAMLTLVISPLIGPFPAVPVVSAGGLWIIVQQVLIGVAMGFAMRMVFTAVLAAGEYIGLQMGLSFASFYDPMSRGSTMVVSRLLNMLATLIFLALDGHLLIVNALAESFQTLPISDGPLVAGGWMFLVLAGGEIFASGLLLSLPLITALLTLNLAMGILNRASPQFSIFAVGFPLTLLAGIFMLQLLMPNLGAFLEPRFAQGIANMLRFTQGLRP, encoded by the coding sequence ATCTTCTCCGTCACTTCGGGCCAGCTCGAGGGCTGGGTGGTGGCCTTCCTGTGGCCCTTCGTGCGCATGCTCGCGCTGGTGAGCACCGCGCCGATCTTCGCGGAGTCGTGGGTTCCCAGGCAGGTCAAGGTGGGCATCGCCGCCATGCTCACGCTGGTGATCTCGCCGCTCATCGGGCCGTTTCCGGCGGTGCCCGTGGTGTCCGCCGGGGGCCTCTGGATCATCGTGCAGCAGGTGCTCATCGGCGTGGCCATGGGCTTCGCGATGCGGATGGTGTTCACCGCCGTGCTGGCCGCGGGCGAATACATCGGCCTGCAGATGGGCCTGTCGTTCGCTTCCTTCTACGACCCCATGAGCCGCGGCAGCACCATGGTGGTGTCGCGCCTGCTGAACATGCTGGCGACGCTGATCTTTCTTGCGCTCGACGGCCACCTGCTGATCGTGAACGCGCTGGCCGAGAGCTTCCAGACGCTGCCCATCTCGGACGGCCCGCTGGTGGCGGGAGGATGGATGTTCCTGGTGCTGGCGGGCGGAGAGATCTTCGCCAGCGGGCTGCTGCTGTCGCTGCCGCTCATCACCGCGCTGCTCACCTTGAACCTGGCCATGGGCATCCTGAACCGCGCCTCGCCGCAGTTCAGCATCTTCGCGGTGGGCTTTCCGCTCACGCTGCTGGCGGGCATCTTCATGCTGCAGCTGCTGATGCCGAACCTGGGAGCCTTCCTGGAGCCGCGCTTCGCGCAGGGGATCGCGAACATGCTGCGGTTCACGCAGGGGCTTCGGCCTTAG
- a CDS encoding 3-deoxy-7-phosphoheptulonate synthase has product MPRLDDPLHDAEIGSRDSTLDTTRIDDVRIGAVRPLITPALLQERVPVRDNTLALVEGSRAAIADVLHGRDDRLVVVVGPCSIHDHDQAIEYAQRLKTVADSLQDDLLIVMRAYFEKPRTTVGWKGYINDPHLDGSFAINEGLERARRLLLELTTLGLPTGTEFLDLLSPQFIADLIAWGAIGARTTESQSHRQLASGLSCPVGFKNGTDGSVKVAADAILAARAPHAFMGMTKMGMSAIFETRGNDDCHVILRGGKAPNYSAADVAASCEALLANGLRPQVMIDVSHGNSSKQHQRQIVVAEDVAAQIAGGERRITGIMIESHLEEGRQDLKPGVPLRHGVSITDACIGFAQTVPVLEGLATAVKARRRLAKG; this is encoded by the coding sequence ATGCCCCGCCTCGACGACCCCCTCCACGACGCAGAAATCGGCTCCCGCGACAGCACGCTCGACACCACCCGGATCGACGACGTGCGCATCGGCGCCGTTCGCCCCCTCATCACCCCCGCGCTGCTGCAGGAGCGCGTGCCGGTGCGCGACAACACCCTGGCGCTGGTCGAAGGCAGCCGCGCGGCGATTGCCGACGTGCTGCACGGCCGCGACGACCGGCTGGTGGTGGTGGTCGGCCCTTGCTCCATCCACGACCACGACCAGGCCATCGAATACGCCCAGCGCCTGAAGACGGTCGCCGATTCGCTGCAGGACGACCTGCTGATCGTGATGCGCGCCTACTTCGAGAAGCCGCGCACCACCGTGGGCTGGAAGGGCTACATCAACGACCCGCACCTGGACGGCAGCTTCGCCATCAACGAAGGCCTGGAGCGCGCGCGGCGCCTGCTGCTCGAGCTGACCACCCTGGGCCTGCCGACCGGCACCGAGTTCCTCGACCTGCTGAGCCCGCAGTTCATTGCCGACCTGATCGCCTGGGGCGCCATCGGCGCCCGCACCACCGAGAGCCAGAGCCACCGGCAACTGGCCTCGGGGCTGAGCTGCCCGGTGGGCTTCAAGAACGGCACCGACGGCAGCGTCAAGGTCGCGGCCGACGCCATCCTCGCGGCCCGCGCGCCGCATGCCTTCATGGGCATGACCAAGATGGGCATGTCAGCCATCTTCGAGACGCGCGGCAACGACGACTGCCACGTCATCCTGCGCGGCGGCAAGGCGCCCAACTACTCGGCCGCGGATGTCGCGGCCAGCTGCGAGGCATTGCTGGCGAACGGCCTGCGGCCCCAGGTGATGATCGACGTCTCGCACGGCAACAGCAGCAAGCAGCACCAGCGGCAGATCGTGGTCGCCGAAGACGTGGCGGCGCAGATCGCGGGCGGCGAGCGGCGCATCACCGGCATCATGATCGAGAGCCATCTCGAGGAAGGCCGGCAGGACCTGAAGCCCGGCGTGCCGCTCAGGCACGGTGTGTCGATCACCGATGCGTGCATCGGTTTCGCGCAGACGGTGCCGGTGCTCGAGGGGCTGGCGACGGCGGTGAAGGCGCGGCGGCGCCTGGCGAAAGGCTAA
- the flgL gene encoding flagellar hook-associated protein FlgL has product MRISTSSFYEQNVGAMGLQQQKLFRVQQQLATNSKFLSAGDDPVGAARSLGVSQTLSENAQYATSRQRASLALSTEENALNSVTSILQNIKTLTVNAGNGTLTDADRASLATTIQSAYDQLVGVANSDDGNGQFLFAGFKSGSPPFVTGPGGGVQYVGDQGQRLMQVDVARQMSTGDDGRSIFQSVQGGAGYVASSSASNTGSGVFGAIGITDATAPNYGKDFTISFNGGNYTVMTKDVPPVVAGAGAYTAGSPIDFGGVQLKFTGKPADGDSFDVSTAQNAGTDVFAAIGQLVTALRTPLAGGGEAAQAQLQNALATANRKVTNAHDNVLTVLSSVGSRQTEIDSLDSGGAARKLQEESYLSSIEDLDPYSAIAEFYQRQSSLQATQMTFAKLNSISLFNYL; this is encoded by the coding sequence ATGCGCATCAGCACCTCATCCTTCTACGAGCAGAACGTCGGCGCCATGGGCCTGCAGCAGCAGAAGCTGTTCCGGGTCCAGCAGCAGCTGGCCACCAATTCCAAGTTCCTGTCCGCCGGCGACGATCCGGTCGGCGCGGCGCGCTCGCTCGGCGTCAGCCAGACGCTGTCGGAAAACGCGCAGTACGCCACCAGCCGCCAGCGCGCGAGCCTGGCGCTGTCGACCGAGGAAAACGCACTGAACTCGGTCACCTCGATCCTGCAGAACATCAAGACGCTGACGGTGAACGCCGGCAACGGCACGCTGACCGACGCCGACCGCGCCTCGCTCGCCACCACCATCCAGAGCGCCTACGACCAGCTCGTGGGCGTGGCCAACTCGGACGATGGCAACGGCCAGTTCCTGTTTGCCGGCTTCAAGAGCGGCAGCCCGCCCTTCGTGACGGGCCCGGGCGGCGGCGTGCAGTACGTGGGCGACCAGGGCCAGCGGCTCATGCAGGTCGACGTGGCGCGCCAGATGTCCACGGGCGACGACGGTCGCAGCATCTTCCAGTCGGTGCAGGGCGGCGCGGGCTACGTGGCTTCTAGCTCGGCCAGCAACACCGGCAGCGGCGTGTTCGGCGCCATCGGCATCACCGATGCCACGGCACCGAACTACGGCAAGGACTTCACCATCAGCTTCAACGGTGGCAACTACACCGTGATGACCAAGGACGTGCCGCCCGTGGTGGCCGGTGCCGGCGCCTACACGGCCGGCTCGCCCATCGACTTCGGCGGCGTGCAGCTCAAGTTCACCGGCAAGCCGGCGGACGGCGACAGCTTCGACGTGTCGACCGCGCAGAACGCCGGCACCGACGTGTTCGCGGCCATCGGCCAGCTGGTGACGGCGCTTCGCACCCCGCTCGCCGGCGGCGGCGAGGCGGCCCAGGCGCAGCTGCAGAACGCGCTGGCCACGGCCAACCGGAAGGTGACGAACGCGCACGACAACGTGCTGACGGTGCTGTCGTCGGTCGGCTCGCGCCAGACCGAGATCGATTCGCTCGACTCCGGCGGCGCGGCCCGCAAGCTGCAGGAAGAGTCGTACCTGTCTTCCATCGAAGACCTGGACCCGTACAGCGCGATCGCCGAGTTCTACCAGCGCCAGTCTTCGCTGCAGGCAACGCAGATGACGTTCGCCAAGCTGAACAGCATTTCGTTGTTCAACTACCTGTGA